One part of the Rutidosis leptorrhynchoides isolate AG116_Rl617_1_P2 chromosome 1, CSIRO_AGI_Rlap_v1, whole genome shotgun sequence genome encodes these proteins:
- the LOC139876065 gene encoding protein SPIRRIG-like isoform X3, translating into MKWVTLLKDIRDKVGLSSPPKSASESSSSSSSSSSSSSSSSYNLRDLNSNNATSSTNDDPLREKYELELDFKRSWEEFRTSTSEKEKEKALNFNIDIFCRLAKQHSNVSQLISMLVETHIFSFVVGRAFVTDIEKLKDSSKTRSLELEIVIGFFSAVTEDGVQAGSNLLQAVSFLVYGDIDKQSLLDSGILCCLVHILNAFLVSDGGKVKQNINADEEEPEVTENAALDRQLEVEGSILHIMKALANHPTAAQSLIEDDSLKLLFEIVANGSLFLFSRQKEGHVPLHTIQLHRHAMQVLGLLLANDNGITAEYIRKHQLIKVLLMAIKDFSPESGDSAFTMGIVDLLLECVELSYRPEAGGFRLREDLHNAHGYQYLIQFALVLSNNHESQTNEQIIDSDGSNTTNISPTLFRLLDVLVNLSQAGSTNVTSSPGSKGTKKQLNPTARSSDRFHNDLWEKDRYKVKDLEAVQMLQDIFLKTDSRLLQTEVLNRIFKIFSSHLENYTLCQQLRTVPLLILNMGSFPSSLQDIILKILEYAVTVVNCIPEQELLSLCCLLQQPVTSELKRTILTFFVKMVSFDQQYKKFLREVGVLEVLLDDLKQHKFLVGPEDRNDNTSEVEIKGSPNGFQKHLDSNKDTILSSPKLMDSFGSEKLPLFEDEHTITVAWDCLVSLLRKCEFNQSMFRSTDGVTTSLPFLASDVHRAGVLRVLSCLIIEDSAQAHPDELGALVEVSKSGMVISTSGSQYTLSNDAICDIFGAIWRILGASSSAQTVFGETTGFSLILTILHGFQGDNKGQIGHSLTVRMKVFTYLLRVITAGTCNNSANRVKLHAIISSQSFCDVLSESGLFCVEYEKQIIQLFFEIALEIVLPPSFTPETVEPSDNTQNASTFWIMNSLKASYLPDKLLIFNAAAVRVLIRLLSLFSPKIQIDLLKFIEEVARAGSFNQENLTSAGFVELLLEIIYPFLSGSSSLLSHALRIIEVLGAYRFSSSELRVIIRYILQARQMKSGHILVDMMEKITSLNNIPLASFVEMDMSKSGHASIQVSLGERSWPPAAGYTFACWFQYQNLSKVDPTKSTCPQVMRIFSVGAIDGSNSTTYAEIYLHEDGTLTLSTSNSSSLSFSGLDIGEYTWHHLVVVHSKPNALAGLFQSSVSYVYLNGKLKCTGRLGYAPSPVGKSLQVTIGTPVNCARVNDLSWKLRSCYLFEEALTPSSICFMYILGRGYKGLFQDTNLLQFIPNQACGGGSMSILDSLEADLALLASNVQRAESGSKQGNGKTDRNGLIWDLDRLGNLSLQLCGRKLIFAFDGTSTEASRTSGTLSMVNLVDPMSAAASPIGGIPRVGRLHGDIYVCKHSIIGETMRPIGGLAMVLALVEAAETKDMLHMVLTLLACALHQNPQNTRDLQTCRGYHLLALLLHPKMSLFDIQSLEIFFQIAACEASSHETKKLEKTTNNSNKNNNPVDTFQDSTFDELNVSKFGDDVSLVDSHGDMDDFSDLDNGDLPTETSNCFVISNADMIEHVLLDWTLWVAASVPIQIALLGFLENLVKTHWYRNHNLTVLRKINLIQHLLVTLQRGDVEVPVLEKIVVLLEVTLRDGFIISELEHVVRFVLMTLDPPELTSKSQILRESMGKHIIVRNMILEMLIDILVTITSEEVLEQWHKIVSSKLITYFFDEAVHPTTMRWVMTFLGVCLTSSSTFSLKFRSSGGYQGLVRVLSSFYDSPDIYYILFCLIFGKPVYPRLPEVRLLDFHALTQSDGSQTELKFMELLDSVIAMAKSTFDRLSMQTMFVYESGDLSDVNGLVDWNNEMTGELQGEALMHKTYAARLMGGDAAAPAAATSVLRFMVDLAKTCPPFSAVCRRAEFLENCVDLYFSCVRSAHAVKMAKKLSVKSEDKTPIDYDDTKTSISLGSFPPAHPSTSSEDILVTANNPDEDKVNNELKATPEPVRQTSTLSSSSLTIYDSLFSSDKSSGTQQSRPKLAVSPSMASSVSMSEFDTSLDSKRTPVAHNTTDPIFTVNPRMLLEADESGYGGGPCSAGATAVLDFMAEVLSNFVTDQMKSVPVIENILESVSLYVDAETVLVFQGLCLGRLMNFLERRILRDDEEDVKKLDKARWSSNLDPLCYMIVDRVYMCAFQEPVTVLKTLEFLLSMLQVANKDGRIEQAAPTGKGLLSIGRAKQLDSYILSMFKNMNRMIMYCFLPSFLVSIGEDELLSRLGLQIEPKIRFLSNGSLEDGNMDICTVLQVLVAHKRIIFCPSNFDNDLNCCLCINLISLLHDQRQNEQNLAVEIFKHLLLYRKTALEDLLVSKPNSGPVLDAFHCGFDKLVTESMQSFFEWLHNSETLVSKTLEQCASVTWAQYIAGSVKFPGIRIKNMDSRRKKKSKDPKKFDHRHWEQIKERRIALELIRDNMSTELRVIRQDKYGWVLHAESEWQTYLQQLVHERGIFPLPKSVSIRETEWQLCPIEGPYRMRKKIERCKLKINTIETILNVELEDREIYHEKNGIEVVNSDHGSDSFSNLLAYDEYGSDYSDGVKDTVNDDKDNGSMYGSDYPVVVPKAESVIENSDVGSLRRDSSIRADNVRVTEEKIDKELTGNGEYLIRPYMERNEKIKFKYNCERVVSLDKHDGVFLIGELCLYVIENFYVDDSGCICEKKCEDDLSVIDQALGVIKDFSLSVCPQSKSNSSWGVNGKTYSGGRAWAHNSGEWGKENAVNSSNVPHLWRMWKLNSVHELLKRDYQLRPVAIEIFSMDGCNDLLVFHKKEREEVFRNLLAMNLPRDSMLDPTISGSLKQESTFKLTTKPFLKRWQNGEISNLQYLMHLNTLAGRGYSDLTQYPVFPWILSDYESENLDFSKPETFRKLDKPMGCQTKEGEVEFKKRFYSWDDPEIPKFHYGSHYSSAGIVLFYLIRLPPFSTENQKLQGGQFDHADRLFSNIRDTWLSASGKGNTSDVKELVPEFFYMPEFLENRFNLDLGEKQSGEKIGDVRLPPWAKGSTKEFIKKHREALESDYVSENLHHWIDLIFGYKQRGKAAEEAVNVFYHCTYEGSVDIDAIDDPAMKAAILSQINNFGQTPRQLFLRPHAKRRTDRKIPLNPLKLSALLIPHEIRKIASSVAHIVTFNDKILVLGSNNVIKPKTYTKYVAWGYPDRSVRFIAYDQDRLLSTHENLHGPHQIQSASVSHDGQLLVTGADDGMICVWRVGSYGGPRAPRKLTLKQTLCAHTAKITRLYVCQPYMMIVSGSDDCTVVVWDLSSLVFIRQLSEFPFPVSAILINDLTGEILTAAGVLLAVWSVNGDCLSVVNTSQLPSDFILSVATCTYSDWFETNWYISGHHSGAIKVWQLVHNSSESAQTQKQHSENVSCGLGLGDKEPEYTMVLHKVLKGHNHAVTALHVSRDLKLLLSGDSGGHVLSWTLPDETLKYSMKWGDSGN; encoded by the exons ATGAAATGGGTAACATTGCTTAAAGACATCAGAGATAAGGTAGGGTTATCATCACCGCCCAAATCTGCTtccgaatcatcatcatcatcatcatcatcatcatcatcatcatcatcatcatcttataatcTTCGTGATCTAAATAGTAACAATGCTACTTCTTCAACCAATGATGATCCCCT CAGAGAAAAGTATGAACTGGAGTTGGACTTTAAGAGATCCTGGGAAGAGTTCCGAACATCGACTTCAGAGAAG GAAAAGGAAAAAGCTTTGAATTTCAATATTGATATCTTTTGTAGATTAGCAAAGCAGCATTCTAATGTATCACAACTGATTTCCAT GTTAGTAGAGACGCACATATTTTCTTTTGTTGTGGGTAGAGCATTTGTTACTGATATCGAAAAGTTAAAGGATAGCAGCAAGACAAGATCTTTGGAACTTGAAATTGTGATAGGTTTTTTCTCTGCGGTTACAGAG GATGGAGTTCAAGCTGGCTCAAATTTACTACAGGCAGTGTCATTCTTAGTTTATGGG GATATTGATAAACAATCTCTTCTTGATTCTGGGATCTTGTGCTGCCTCGTTCATATTCTTAACGCTTTTTTGGTTTCTGATGGAGGAAAAGTGAAGCAAAACATTAATGCtgatgaagaggaaccagaagtaaCTGAGAATGCAGCTCTAGATAGGCAGCTTGAG GTAGAGGGCAGCATTCTGCATATCATGAAGGCATTGGCAAACCATCCCACAGCTGCACAAAGTTTGATTGAAGATGATTCTCTTAAGCTACTTTTTGAAATAGTTGCCAATGGGTCCTTGTTTTTATTTTCAAGACAAAAAGAAGGTCACGTCCCTTTGCACACAATTCAGCTACATAGGCATGCAATGCAG GTACTTGGTCTTCTTCTGGCTAATGACAATGGGATTACTGCCGAGTACATAAGGAAACACCAACTG ATAAAAGTGCTGTTAATGGCAATTAAGGACTTTAGTCCCGAGTCGGGAGACTCTGCATTTACGATGGGTATTGTTGACTTGTTGCTTGAATGTGTTGAATTATCATATAGACCAG AAGCTGGTGGTTTTCGGCTCAGAGAAGACCTTCACAATGCTCACGGATACCAGTATCTCATTCAGTTCGCATTAGTTCTTTCAAACAATCACGAATCTCAAACAAACGAACAAATTATTGATTCAGACGGGTCAAATACAACAAATATCTCACCCACACTCTTTAGGTTGCTTGATGTTCTAGTTAACCTATCGCAAGCAGGCTCAACTAACGTTACTAGCTCACCTGGATCAAAAGGTACAAAAAAACAATTAAATCCAACTGCCAGGTCATCTGATCGGTTTCATAATGACCTTTGGGAGAAGGATAGATACAAAGTTAAGGACCTTGAAGCAGTTCAAATGTTACAGGACATATTTTTAAAAACAGATAGCAGGTTGCTGCAAACTGAGGTACTAAATAGAATATTTAAAATATTCTCAAGTCACCTTGAAAACTACACGTTGTGTCAGCAATTGCGAACTGTTCCTTTATTAATCCTCAATATGGGCAGTTTCCCAAGTTCTTTACAAGACATAATCCTTAAAATTCTTGAGTATGCTGTTACTGTTGTAAACTGTATACCCGAACAAGAGTTACTTTCACTTTGCTGCTTGTTGCAACAACCAGTAACGTCTGAGTTAAAGCGTACCATTCTCACATTCTTTGTAAAGATGGTTTCTTTTGATCAACAATATAAAAAGTTCTTGAGAGAAGTAGGTGTGCTCGAGGTTCTTTTAGATGATCTCAAACAACACAAGTTTCTTGTGGGCCCCGAGGATCGGAATGATAATACTAGTGAGGTTGAAATTAAGGGTAGCCCTAATGGTTTCCAGAAACATCTGGACAGTAATAAAGATACAATCTTGTCATCTCCTAAATTAATGGATTCTTTTGGTTCTGAAAAGTTGCCTCTTTTTGAAGACGAACACACAATTACAGTTGCTTGGGACTGTTTGGTTTCATTATTGAGAAAATGTGAATTTAATCAATCGATGTTTCGATCTACTGATGGCGTAACTACATCTCTTCCTTTTTTGGCCTCTGATGTTCATCGTGCTGGTGTCCTCCGTGTATTATCATGCTTAATCATCGAGGATTCTGCTCAG GCTCATCCAGATGAATTGGGTGCACTGGTCGAAGTTTCAAAAAGTGGGATGGTAATCAGTACATCAGGATCTCAATACACGCTCTCAAACGATGCAATATGTGATATTTTTGGAGCCATTTGGCGTATTTTAGGAGCCAGCAGTTCTGCCCAGACAGTTTTTGGTGAAACCACTGGTTTTTCCCTTATCCTAACAATACTCCATGGTTTCCAAGGAGATAATAAAGGGCAAATTGGTCATTCATTGACTGTTCGCATGAAAGTTTTCACGTATCTGTTGCGTGTGATTACTGCTGGAACATGCAACAATTCTGCTAATCGTGTAAAGCTACATGCAATTATATCCTCACAATCTTTTTGTGATGTTTTATCTGAATCTGGACTATTCTGTGTGGAGTACGAAAAGCAAATCATTCAGTTATTCTTTGAAATTGCTCTTGAGATTGTGCTTCCACCATCTTTTACACCAGAAACTGTCGAACCGTCAGATAATACTCAAAATGCCTCCACTTTTTGGATAATGAATTCATTAAAAGCTTCATATCTTCCAGATAAGTTGCTTATATTTAATGCTGCTGCAGTTAGGGTTCTCATCCGTTTGCTGTCTCTTTTTAGTCCAAAAATTCAGATTGATTTATTAAAGTTTATCGAAGAAGTTGCTCGCGCTGGCTCTTTTAACCAGGAAAACCTTACCTCTGCAG GTTTTGTGGAACTTCTTCTTGAAATTATATATCCATTCCTTTCTGGTTCATCATCTCTACTTTCTCATGCTTTACGGATTATTGAAGTGCTCGGGGCTTATCG GTTTTCATCATCTGAATTGCGAGTGATTATCAGATACATTTTACAAGCGAGACAGATGAAATCTGGTCATATTCTTGTTGATATGATGGAAAAGATTACGTCTTTGAATAACATTCCTCTTGCATCGTTTGTAGAGATGGATATGAGCAAATCTGGCCATGCTTCTATCCAAGTCTCATTAGGTGAAAGGTCATGGCCCCCTGCTGCTGGCTATACATTCGCTTGTTGGTTCCAATATCAAAATTTATCCAAAGTGGACCCCACTAAAAGCACATGTCCACAAGTCATGCGTATATTCTCCGTTGGTGCGATTGATGGCAGCAATAGTACTACATATGCTGAAATTTATCTTCATGAAGATGGAACTTTAACCCTATCAACCAGCAATTCGTCTTCCTTATCTTTTTCAGGTTTAGATATAGGCGAATACACGTGGCATCATCTTGTTGTCGTGCATAGTAAACCTAACGCATTAGCTGGACTATTCCAATCGAGTGTTTCTTACGTCTATCTAAACGGAAAGCTTAAATGCACAGGGAGATTAGGGTACGCACCCTCCCCTGTAGGCAAATCGTTGCAGGTTACGATCGGGACACCGGTTAATTGTGCTCGGGTCAACGACTTATCTTGGAAATTACGGTCTTGTTACTTATTTGAAGAAGCATTGACACCTAGTTCTATATGTTTTATGTATATTCTTGGCAGAGGGTATAAGGGTCTTTTTCAAGATACAAATCTTTTGCAGTTTATTCCAAATCAGGCTTGTGGTGGTGGGAGTATGTCAATATTAGACTCTCTTGAAGCTGATTTGGCGTTGTTGGCTTCTAACGTGCAAAGGGCCGAGAGTGGTAGTAAGCAAGGAAACGGTAAAACAGATCGTAATGGTCTTATTTGGGATCTTGACAGATTAGGGAACTTATCGTTACAGCTTTGTGGACGGAAGCTGATATTTGCTTTTGATGGAACATCTACAGAAGCTTCTAGAACATCTGGAACTTTGTCAATGGTTAATTTAGTTGATCCGATGTCAGCGGCTGCTTCTCCAATTGGAG GTATACCTCGCGTTGGACGTCTCCATGGGGATATATATGTATGTAAGCATTCTATAATCGGTGAAACCATGCGACCTATTGGTGGGCTAGCAATGGTTCTAGCTTTAGTCGAAGCAGCTGAAACTAAAGACATGTTACATATGGTGCTCACACTGCTCGCTTGCGCGCTTCACCAAAATCCGCAAAATACGCGGGACCTACAAACATGCAGAGGATATCACTTACTTGCGCTGCTCCTGCATCCCAAAATGTCATTATTTGACATACAGTCTCTCGAAATCTTTTTCCAAATTGCTGCTTGTGAGGCTTCGTCTCATGAAACAAAAAAGTTGGAAAAgactactaataatagtaataaaaataataatcctgTTGACACTTTTCAAGATTCAACCTTTGACGAACTCAATGTATCAAAATTTGGTGATGACGTTTCTTTAGTTGATTCACATGGAGATATGGACGATTTTTCGGATCTCGATAACGGTGATTTACCAACAGAAACATCAAACTGTTTTGTTATTTCAAATGCAGATATGATTGAACATGTATTGTTGGATTGGACTTTATGGGTTGCAGCTTCAGTTCCAATACAAATCGCTCTTCTAGGTTTTCTTGAAAATCTAGTTAAAACACATTGGTACCGAAATCACAATCTTACAGTTTTACGTAAGATAAACCTTATTCAACATTTACTAGTAACCTTACAAAGGGGTGATGTTGAAGTCCCTGTACTTGAAAAGATAGTTGTGTTGTTGGAGGTAACCTTGCGAGACGGGTTTATTATATCCGAATTGGAACACGTTGTTAGATTCGTACTCATGACGTTGGACCCACCGGAACTAACATCGAAAAGTCAAATACTTCGCGAGTCAATGGGGAAGCACATTATTGTTAGAAACATGATTCTTGAAATGCTAATTGATATTTTGGTgacaattacatctgaagaagttCTTGAACAGTGGCATAAGATCGTTTCATCCAAATTGATTACTTATTTTTTTGATGAAGCTGTTCATCCTACTACAATGAGATGGGTCATGACTTTTCTTGGCGTTTGTCTTACGTCTTCTTCTACGTTTTCTCTTAAATTTCGCTCGAGTGGCGGGTATCAAGGATTGGTTCGGGTGCTTTCTAGTTTTTATGATTCTCCTGATATATATTACATTTTGTTCTGTTTAATATTCGGGAAGCCTGTTTATCCAAGATTACCCGAAGTTCGTTTGTTGGACTTTCATGCGCTTACGCAAAGTGATGGAAGCCAAACAGAATTGAAGTTTATGGAACTTTTAGATTCGGTTATCGCGATGGCGAAATCGACGTTCGATAGGCTATCTATGCAGACAATGTTTGTGTATGAAAGTGGTGATTTAAGTGATGTTAATGGGCTTGTGGATTGGAATAATGAGATGACAGGTGAGCTTCAGGGTGAAGCGCTGATGCACAAAACTTATGCCGCTAGACTCATGGGCGGTGATGCAGCGGCTCCCGCTGCTGCAACTTCGGTCCTTAGATTCATGGTTGATCTTGCTAAAACGTGTCCTCCTTTTTCTGCTGTTTGCAGACGAGCTGAATTTCTTGAGAATTGTGTGGATCTTTATTTCTCTTGTGTCAG ATCAGCTCATGCTGTGAAGATGGCTAAAAAGTTGTCTGTTAAGTCAGAAGACAAAACTCCAATTGATTATGATGATACTAAAACCTCCATAAGCCTGGGAAGTTTCCCGCCTGCGCATCCTAGTACGAGTTCCGAAGATATTCTCGTTACCGCAAACAATCCAGACGAAGATAAAGTAAATAACGAACTTAAAGCCACTCCCGAGCCTGTTCGACAAACTAGTACACTGAGTAGCTCATCTTTAACAATATACGACTCCCTGTTTTCATCAGATAAATCTAGTGGGACCCAGCAATCAAGACCCAAGTTAGCTGTGTCTCCTTCTATGGCATCTTCCGTATCCATGTCTGAGTTCGATACATCGTTAGACTCAAAACGCACTCCCGTAGCGCACAACACTACCGACCCAATCTTCACCGTTAATCCACGGATGCTTCTAGAAGCAGATGAATCTGGTTATGGAGGTGGGCCATGTTCAGCAGGAGCAACTGCTGTTTTAGATTTCATGGCTGAAGTTCTTTCTAATTTTGTAACTGACCAGATGAAATCAGTCCCCGTCATCGAGAACATTCTAGAAAGTGTTTCGTTGTATGTCGATGCCGAAACCGTGTTAGTTTTTCAAGGTTTGTGCCTTGGTAGACTGATGAACTTTCTCGAAAGACGGATCTTGAGAGACGATGAGGAAGACGTGAAGAAACTAGATAAAGCTCGTTGGTCATCAAATTTAGATCCGTTGTGTTATATGATAGTGGATCGTGTATACATGTGCGCGTTTCAAGAACCTGTTACCGTACTGAAAACTCTCGAATTCTTGTTGTCTATGTTACAAGTGGCGAATAAAGACGGTAGAATCGAACAAGCGGCCCCCACTGGAAAAGGACTATTATCTATTGGAAGAGCTAAACAACTCGATTCCTATATACTTTCGATGTTTAAAAACATGAATCGCATGATTATGTACTGTTTTCTTCCGTCATTTTTGGTGTCAATTGGAGAAGATGAACTCCTTTCACGTCTCGGTTTGCAAATCGAGCCGAAAATAAGATTCCTTTCTAATGGTTCACTCGAGGACGGGAATATGGATATTTGCACAGTGTTACAAGTACTCGTTGCTCATAAGCGCATAATATTCTGTCCTAGTAATTTCGACAATGATCTAAATTGTTGTTTGTGTATAAATTTAATCTCTCTTTTACATGATCAGAGGCAGAATGAACAAAATTTAGCAGTCGAGATCTTCAAGCATCTTCTACTGTATCGTAAAACCGCACTAGAAGATCTTCTCGTCTCGAAACCCAACTCGGGGCCCGTTTTGGATGCTTttcattgtggttttgataaactcGTTACCGAAAGTATGCAATCTTTCTTTGAATGGCTTCATAATTCAGAAACTTTAGTTAGTAAAACGTTGGAACAGTGTGCTTCCGTTACGTGGGCCCAGTATATTGCCGGATCGGTTAAATTCCCTGGAATTCGAATCAAGAATATGGACAGTCGGCGTAAGAAAAAGTCAAAGGATCCAAAAAAGTTTGACCATAGACATTGGGAGCAGATTAAAGAACGAAGAATTGCACTCGAACTGATTCGTGATAATATGTCTACTGAATTGAGAGTTATTCGTCAAGATAAATACGGATGGGTACTTCATGCTGAAAGCGAGTGGCAAACGTACCTTCAACAACTTGTACACGAACGGGGTATATTTCCGTTACCCAAATCGGTTTCAATTAGAGAAACTGAATGGCAACTTTGCCCAATTGAAGGCCCGTATAGAATGCGAAAAAAGATCGAGCGTTGCAAGCTGAAAATCAACACAATTGAAACCATTTTGAATGTGGAGCTTGAAGATCGGGAAATATATCACGAAAAAAACGGAATTGAAGTCGTGAATTCTGATCACGGGTCGGATTCTTTCTCAAATCTGTTAGCGTATGATGAATACGGGTCGGATTATTCAGATGGTGTAAAAGATACCGTTAACGATGATAAGGATAATGGTAGTATGTACGGGTCGGATTATCCGGTAGTTGTACCAAAAGCAGAAAGCGTAATTGAAAACTCTGATGTTGGTTCGTTAAGACGAGATTCATCGATTAGGGCTGATAACGTAAGAGTAACAGAGGAAAAAATAGATAAGGAATTAACTGGCAATGGGGAGTACTTAATTAGACCGTACATGGAACGTAATGAAAAAATAAAATTCAAATATAATTGCGAGAGAGTTGTGAGCCTCGATAAACATGACGGGGTCTTCTTAATAGGAGAACTCTGTCTATACGTTATAGAAAATTTCTACGTAGATGATTCTGGTTGCATATGTGAGAAAAAATGTGAAGATGATTTATCTGTTATCGATCAGGCTTTAGGTGTAATTAAAGACTTCTCTTTAAGTGTGTGCCCTCAGTCAAAGTCAAACTCGTCATGGGGTGTGAATGGTAAAACGTACTCCGGGGGAAGGGCGTGGGCCCACAATAGTGGTGAATGGGGCAAGGAAAATGCAGTTAACAGTAGCAATGTACCTCACTTATGGCGAATGTGGAAACTTAATAGTGTACATGAACTTTTGAAGCGTGATTATCAGCTGCGTCCTGTTGCTATTGAAATATTTAGCATGGATGGATGTAATGATTTATTAGTTTTTCATAAAAAGGAGAGGGAAGAAGTTTTCAGAAATCTTTTGGCGATGAATCTTCCAAGGGACAGcat GTTGGACCCCACGATTTCTGGATCTCTGAAACAAGAAAGCACTTTCAAGCTTACAACCAAACCTTTTCTTAAAAGGTGGCAAAATGGAGAAATTAGCAACCTTCAGTATCTGATGCACCTTAACACACTTGCGGGTCGTGGGTATAGTGATCTTACTCAATATCCAGTTTTCCCTTGGATTTTGTCGGATTACGAGAGTGAAAACTTGGACTTCTCCAAGCCAGAAACATTCCGTAAACTCGACAAGCCGATGGGCTGTCAAACGAAAGAGGGGGAAGTCGAGTTTAAAAAAAG GTTTTACAGTTGGGATGATCCAGAGATTCCCAAATTTCATTACGGTTCTCACTATTCAAGTGCTGGAATCGTTCTTTTCTACCTTATACGTTTGCCACCATTTAGTACAGAAAATCAAAAGCTGCAGGGCGGTCAGTTTGACCATGCTGACCGTCTTTTTAGTAATATACGTGATACATGGTTAAGCGCTTCTGGAAAAGGCAACACCTCAGACGTAAAGGAACTTGTCCCAGAATTTTTTTATATGCCCGAATTCTTGGAAAATCGTTTTAATCTTGACCTGGGGGAGAAACAATCAGGAGAGAAG ATTGGAGATGTTAGATTGCCTCCTTGGGCGAAAGGTAGTACTAAAGAGTTCATCAAGAAGCACAGGGAAGCTTTGGAATCTGACTACGTTTCAGAGAATTTACATCACTGGATCGATCTTATTTTCGGTTACAAACAGCGTGGGAAG GCGGCTGAGGAAGCTGTTAACGTTTTCTACCATTGTACATATGAAGGGAGCGTTGACATAGATGCAATTGATGATCCCGCAATGAAAGCAGCTATTCTTTCTCAAATTAATAACTTTGGCCAAACACCGAGACAACTTTTTCTACGGCCTCATGCCAAAAGAAGAACCGATAGGAAGATTCCACTTAATCCACTAAAGTTATCCGCACTTCTTATCCCGCACGAAATCCGCAAGATTGCATCTTCTGTAGCACATATCGTTACCTTtaatgacaagattttagttttAGGATCAAACAATGTAATCAAACCAAAAACATACACCAAATACGTTGCATGGGGTTACCCCGATCGAAGCGTGCGATTCATAGCTTATGATCAAGATCGACTCTTGTCTACTCATGAAAATCTTCACGGTCCGCACCAAATCCAGTCTGCTAGTGTTAGCCATGATGGTCAACTACTGGTCACCGGTGCAGACGATGGAATGATTTGTGTGTGGCGGGTAGGTAGCTACGGTGGGCCCCGTGCACCACGAAAGTTAACCTTGAAACAAACACTTTGTGCTCACACTGCTAAAATCACACGCCTGTACGTTTGCCAACCGTACATGATGATTGTAAGCGGGTCCGATGACTGTACCGTCGTCGTATGGGATCTTAGCTCCTTGGTTTTTATCAGACAACTTTCCGAGTTCCCGTTTCCGGTTTCCGCTATTTTGATAAACGATTTGACGGGTGAAATATTAACCGCTGCTGGCGTTTTGCTCGCGGTTTGGAGTGTAAACGGAGACTGTTTATCAGTTGTCAACACATCACAGCTCCCGTCTGATTTTATATTGTCGGTAGCGACTTGTACCTATTCCGATTGGTTTGAAACGAACTGGTATATATCCGGTCACCATAGTGGAGCAATTAAAGTATGGCAATTGGTTCATAATTC